Proteins encoded in a region of the Massilia sp. UMI-21 genome:
- a CDS encoding SDR family oxidoreductase, with protein sequence MIVFITGASAGFGAAMARTFVRNGHRAILAARRTERIAELARELGEAALPVTLDVTSRASIEAALAGLPEGWREIDVLINNAGLALNTLPAHEVPLEDWDTMIATNCQGLAAMTRAVLPGMVARGSGLVINLGSVAGHYPYPGGNVYGATKAFVEQFTLNLRADLAGTGVRATNLAPGLCGGTEFSNVRFKGDAAAAAKVYEGTLPLSAEDIANTAYWIATLPPHVNVNSIELMPTCQGFSPFAIKRS encoded by the coding sequence ATGATCGTCTTTATCACCGGCGCTTCGGCCGGCTTCGGCGCCGCGATGGCGCGCACTTTCGTCCGCAACGGCCACCGCGCCATCCTGGCCGCGCGCCGCACCGAGCGCATCGCCGAACTCGCGCGCGAACTGGGCGAGGCCGCCCTGCCGGTCACGCTGGACGTCACCAGCCGCGCCTCGATCGAGGCCGCGCTGGCCGGACTGCCGGAAGGCTGGCGCGAGATCGACGTGCTGATCAACAATGCGGGCCTGGCGCTGAACACCTTGCCGGCCCATGAAGTGCCGCTGGAAGACTGGGACACCATGATCGCCACCAATTGCCAGGGCCTGGCGGCGATGACCCGCGCGGTGCTGCCGGGCATGGTCGCGCGCGGCAGCGGCCTGGTGATCAACCTCGGTTCGGTGGCGGGCCACTACCCCTACCCCGGCGGCAACGTCTACGGCGCCACCAAGGCCTTCGTCGAGCAGTTCACCCTGAACCTGCGCGCCGACCTGGCCGGCACCGGCGTGCGCGCCACCAACCTGGCGCCGGGCCTGTGCGGCGGCACCGAATTCTCGAACGTGCGCTTCAAGGGCGACGCCGCCGCCGCGGCCAAGGTCTACGAAGGCACGCTGCCCCTGAGCGCCGAAGACATCGCGAACACCGCCTACTGGATCGCCACCCTGCCGCCGCATGTCAACGTCAACAGCATCGAACTGATGCCGACCTGCCAGGGCTTCTCGCCGTTCGCCATCAAGCGCAGCTGA
- a CDS encoding serine hydroxymethyltransferase — protein sequence MFAKDHTLANVDPELWDAIQKENVRQQDHIELIASENYTSPAVMEAQGSQLTNKYAEGYPGKRYYGGCEYVDVAEQLAIDRLKQLFGAEAANVQPNSGSQANQGVFFAMLKPGDTIMGMSLAEGGHLTHGMALNMSGKWFNVVSYGLTEQEDIDYEAMERLAREHKPKMIIAGASAFALRIDFERFARIAKEVGAYFMVDMAHYAGLIAAGEYPNPVPHADFVTSTTHKSLRGPRGGIILMKAEYEKQINSAIFPGIQGGPLMHVIAGKAVAFKEALSPEFKEYQKQVVKNAAALANTLTERGLRIVSGRTESHVMLVDLRAKGLTGKEAEAILGQAHMTCNKNGIPNDPQKPFVTSGIRLGSPAFTTRGFKEEDAVKVGHLIADVLDNPHDAATIERVKAEVKQLTDKYPVYAA from the coding sequence ATGTTTGCCAAAGACCATACGCTCGCCAATGTCGACCCGGAACTGTGGGATGCCATCCAGAAGGAAAACGTTCGCCAGCAAGACCACATCGAACTGATCGCTTCGGAGAACTACACCTCGCCGGCCGTGATGGAAGCGCAGGGTTCGCAACTGACCAACAAGTACGCCGAAGGCTATCCGGGCAAGCGCTACTACGGCGGCTGCGAATACGTCGACGTCGCCGAACAGCTGGCGATCGACCGCCTGAAGCAACTGTTTGGCGCCGAAGCCGCCAACGTGCAGCCGAACTCGGGCTCGCAGGCCAACCAGGGCGTGTTCTTCGCCATGCTCAAACCCGGCGACACCATCATGGGCATGTCGCTGGCCGAAGGCGGCCACCTGACCCACGGCATGGCGCTGAACATGTCGGGCAAGTGGTTCAACGTCGTTTCCTACGGCCTGACCGAGCAGGAAGACATCGACTACGAGGCCATGGAACGCCTGGCTCGGGAGCACAAGCCGAAGATGATCATCGCCGGCGCCTCGGCCTTTGCCCTGCGCATCGACTTCGAGCGCTTCGCCCGCATCGCCAAGGAAGTCGGCGCCTACTTCATGGTCGACATGGCCCACTACGCCGGCCTGATCGCCGCGGGCGAGTACCCGAACCCGGTGCCGCACGCCGACTTCGTCACCTCGACCACCCACAAGTCGCTGCGCGGCCCGCGCGGCGGCATCATCCTGATGAAGGCCGAGTACGAGAAGCAGATCAATTCCGCGATCTTCCCGGGCATCCAGGGTGGCCCGCTGATGCACGTGATCGCCGGCAAGGCCGTGGCATTTAAAGAGGCGCTGTCGCCGGAGTTCAAGGAATACCAGAAGCAGGTGGTCAAGAACGCCGCGGCGCTGGCCAACACCCTGACCGAGCGCGGCCTGCGCATCGTCTCGGGCCGTACCGAATCGCACGTGATGCTGGTCGACCTGCGCGCCAAGGGCCTCACCGGCAAGGAAGCCGAAGCGATCCTGGGCCAGGCCCACATGACCTGCAACAAGAACGGTATTCCGAACGACCCGCAGAAGCCCTTCGTCACCTCGGGCATCCGCCTGGGCAGCCCGGCTTTCACCACCCGTGGCTTCAAGGAAGAAGACGCGGTCAAGGTGGGTCACCTGATCGCCGACGTGCTGGATAACCCGCACGACGCCGCGACCATCGAGCGCGTGAAGGCGGAAGTCAAGCAGCTGACCGACAAGTATCCGGTCTACGCCGCTTGA
- the nrdR gene encoding transcriptional repressor NrdR, with protein MKCPFCQHEDTQVLDTRVSEEGDAIRRRRRCAKCDKRFTTYERIELSMPIIVKKNGSRTEFSSNKLRDSLMLALRKRPVAAEAIDTAVATIEEKLLTSGRREVDTGYVGELVMQELKRLDKIAYIRFASVYKNFEDLAEFQEALAEVGHPRK; from the coding sequence ATGAAATGTCCGTTCTGCCAGCATGAAGATACCCAGGTCCTCGACACCCGCGTGTCCGAGGAGGGGGACGCCATCCGCCGGCGCCGGCGCTGCGCGAAGTGCGACAAGCGCTTCACCACCTACGAGCGGATCGAACTGTCGATGCCGATCATCGTCAAGAAGAACGGCAGCCGCACCGAGTTCTCGTCCAACAAGCTGCGCGACAGCCTGATGCTGGCGCTGCGCAAGCGCCCGGTGGCCGCCGAGGCCATCGACACCGCGGTCGCGACCATCGAAGAAAAGCTCCTGACCAGCGGCCGGCGCGAGGTGGACACCGGCTATGTCGGCGAGCTGGTGATGCAGGAGCTCAAGCGCCTGGACAAGATCGCCTACATCCGCTTCGCCTCGGTCTACAAGAACTTCGAAGACCTGGCCGAGTTCCAGGAAGCGCTGGCCGAAGTGGGCCACCCGCGCAAGTAA
- the pilV gene encoding type IV pilus modification protein PilV produces the protein MVRRRAQSLGFTLVEVLVALFVLAVGIVGAGAAQLSAERTRQQSALMSEAAQLAAALAARMQVNPAVAQLPDGANPYLDFAYDAADGPPAAGVLCFGGAACTPAQLAAFDLHDIRQAVHAQFPRGRIAVCRDGSPWDSARRRYRWRCDGDADALPVVKLGWQGSGDGPGYVGVIR, from the coding sequence ATGGTGCGGAGGCGGGCGCAGTCGCTGGGATTCACCTTGGTCGAAGTGCTGGTGGCCCTGTTCGTGCTGGCGGTCGGGATCGTCGGCGCGGGCGCCGCGCAACTGAGCGCCGAACGCACGCGCCAGCAGTCGGCACTGATGTCCGAGGCGGCCCAGCTGGCGGCGGCGCTGGCCGCGCGCATGCAGGTCAATCCGGCCGTCGCGCAATTGCCCGATGGCGCCAATCCTTATCTGGACTTCGCCTACGACGCGGCCGACGGGCCGCCCGCCGCCGGGGTGCTCTGTTTCGGCGGCGCGGCCTGCACGCCGGCCCAGCTGGCCGCGTTCGACCTGCATGACATCCGCCAGGCGGTGCATGCGCAATTCCCTCGCGGGCGCATCGCCGTGTGCCGCGACGGGTCGCCGTGGGACAGCGCCCGCCGGCGTTATCGCTGGCGCTGCGACGGTGACGCGGATGCGCTGCCGGTCGTCAAGCTGGGCTGGCAGGGCAGCGGCGACGGGCCCGGCTATGTCGGGGTGATCCGATGA
- a CDS encoding PilW family protein: MSAGAPRQRGMTMPELLVAMAIGLGVLLAGASLFIWASRSFAAQAETAAMDDAGRYALEAIARAVRQSAAVDWEGQADGPDPSAPARLAGLDARSVSKAGVAIDNSSTQAVNGSDVLAVRFPGTGAAPNGDGTTLDCAGFSVHRDEEGWSIFYVARNAQGEAELRCKYRGASAWSADAVVGAVDSFQVLYGLDGDADGAPERYVNASALAGLDAGLVLAGATAAEREADLRRRTHWKQVASVRVALLLHGPASPLAGARDTVYDLFGSDYGELAGGDDAGTRLGEDLLSGAEPPRYRKVFGTTIALPARSR; the protein is encoded by the coding sequence ATGAGCGCCGGCGCGCCCCGCCAGCGCGGCATGACGATGCCCGAACTGCTGGTCGCCATGGCGATCGGCCTGGGGGTGCTGCTCGCCGGCGCCAGCCTGTTCATCTGGGCCAGCCGGAGCTTCGCCGCGCAAGCGGAAACGGCCGCCATGGACGATGCCGGCCGCTATGCGCTGGAAGCGATTGCCCGCGCGGTAAGGCAGTCCGCCGCGGTCGACTGGGAGGGCCAGGCCGACGGGCCGGATCCGTCCGCCCCCGCGCGCCTGGCCGGCCTCGACGCCCGCAGCGTGAGCAAGGCCGGCGTCGCGATCGACAATTCCAGCACCCAGGCCGTCAATGGCAGCGACGTGCTGGCGGTCCGTTTCCCGGGCACGGGCGCCGCGCCCAACGGCGACGGCACCACGCTCGACTGCGCCGGCTTCAGCGTGCACCGCGACGAAGAGGGCTGGAGCATCTTCTACGTCGCCCGCAATGCCCAGGGTGAGGCCGAGTTGCGCTGCAAGTACCGGGGCGCCAGCGCCTGGTCGGCCGATGCGGTGGTCGGCGCGGTCGACAGCTTCCAGGTGCTGTATGGGCTGGACGGCGACGCCGACGGCGCCCCGGAGCGCTACGTGAACGCCAGCGCGCTGGCCGGGCTGGACGCCGGCCTGGTGCTGGCCGGCGCCACCGCGGCCGAGCGCGAGGCCGACCTGCGCCGGCGCACCCACTGGAAGCAGGTGGCGAGCGTGCGCGTGGCCCTGCTGCTGCATGGCCCGGCCAGCCCGCTGGCGGGCGCACGCGACACGGTCTACGACCTGTTCGGAAGCGACTATGGCGAGCTGGCCGGTGGCGACGACGCCGGCACGCGCCTGGGCGAAGACCTGTTGTCGGGTGCGGAGCCGCCGCGCTACCGCAAGGTGTTCGGCACCACGATCGCGCTGCCGGCGCGCAGCCGCTGA
- a CDS encoding type IV pilin protein produces the protein MKRQHGFTLVEVLAVLAIVSILAAIAYPGYARHVRKTRRVEAQLALVEAMQRQEQYRALHHTYVAFSASAGDADGADGADGADGGGFRWWLGARPEDSAYELDGRPCDGEELSQCIELRARPGTDRVDAGFTDPDCGTLSFDSTGAQGASGAAARCWP, from the coding sequence ATGAAACGACAGCACGGATTCACCCTGGTCGAGGTCCTGGCGGTGCTGGCGATCGTGTCGATCCTGGCGGCGATCGCCTATCCGGGCTATGCACGCCATGTGCGCAAGACCCGCAGGGTCGAGGCGCAGCTGGCCCTGGTCGAGGCCATGCAGCGGCAGGAGCAGTACCGCGCGTTGCACCATACCTATGTCGCCTTCTCCGCGTCGGCCGGCGATGCCGACGGCGCCGATGGCGCCGATGGCGCCGATGGCGGGGGATTTCGCTGGTGGCTCGGCGCGCGGCCCGAGGACAGCGCCTACGAGCTCGACGGGCGCCCCTGCGACGGCGAGGAGCTCAGCCAGTGCATCGAGCTGCGCGCCCGGCCGGGCACGGACAGGGTCGACGCCGGGTTCACCGACCCGGACTGCGGCACGCTCAGCTTCGACAGCACCGGCGCGCAGGGCGCGAGCGGCGCGGCAGCACGCTGCTGGCCATGA
- a CDS encoding GspH/FimT family protein has product MSPCKRGGATLAELAVVLAIAAVAFALAAPDLHALVAAQQLRAVSGELLDALATTRAQAIARGERVKLVPRDPRGSDWTRGWTVFVDRDGDRQPGPPDELIAVHGPLPPGLQVGFSFTQSAPPQYIAYNGAGRSCSDSNSGASRLGTLSLFHGGQIRRIKINMLGRVRMCNPARDDGCDGPQAP; this is encoded by the coding sequence ATGAGCCCGTGCAAGCGCGGCGGCGCCACCCTGGCCGAGCTCGCCGTGGTGCTGGCGATCGCCGCCGTCGCCTTCGCGCTGGCCGCGCCGGACCTGCACGCCCTGGTCGCCGCCCAGCAGCTGAGAGCCGTTTCCGGCGAGCTGCTCGACGCCCTTGCGACCACCCGGGCCCAGGCCATCGCCAGGGGCGAGCGGGTCAAGCTGGTGCCGCGCGACCCGCGGGGCAGCGACTGGACCCGGGGCTGGACGGTCTTCGTCGACCGCGACGGCGACCGCCAGCCGGGGCCGCCGGATGAGCTGATCGCGGTGCACGGGCCGCTGCCGCCGGGCCTGCAGGTCGGCTTTTCCTTCACCCAGTCTGCACCGCCGCAGTACATCGCCTACAATGGCGCCGGGCGCAGCTGCAGCGACAGCAACAGCGGCGCCTCCCGGCTCGGTACGCTCTCGCTGTTTCACGGCGGGCAGATCCGGCGTATTAAAATCAACATGCTCGGGCGCGTGCGGATGTGCAATCCGGCGCGCGACGACGGCTGCGACGGCCCGCAAGCGCCGTAG
- the ribD gene encoding bifunctional diaminohydroxyphosphoribosylaminopyrimidine deaminase/5-amino-6-(5-phosphoribosylamino)uracil reductase RibD yields the protein MALALAWAARGMYLTAPNPRIGCVIVRDGAVIGAGHTQPAGQAHAEIGALRDAARRGIDVRGATAYVTLEPCSHHGRTPPCADALVQAGLGRVVAAMTDPNPLVAGRGLARLQAAGIAVTSGVLADQAHELNIGFFSRMRRGLPWVRLKVAASLDGATALADGESQWITGPEARADGHAWRARAQAILTGIGTVKADDPQLTVRGIDTPMQPRRVIVDSRLEIDLAARILQGEPCWIVAAVDVQERCAEKAAALRAAGHEVIVLPNPQGKVDLPALMRELGRREINEVHVEAGSKLNASMVREGCVDELLAYLAPSLIGPGQGMFDLPPLARLGDQRRLRFHDVARIGADLRILARFAAPDTEHQH from the coding sequence ATGGCGCTGGCGCTGGCCTGGGCCGCGCGAGGCATGTATCTCACCGCGCCGAATCCGCGCATCGGCTGCGTGATCGTGCGCGACGGCGCCGTGATCGGCGCCGGCCATACCCAGCCGGCCGGCCAGGCCCACGCCGAGATCGGGGCGCTGCGCGATGCGGCGCGGCGCGGCATTGACGTGCGCGGCGCCACCGCCTACGTGACGCTGGAGCCGTGCAGCCACCACGGGCGCACGCCGCCATGCGCGGATGCGCTGGTGCAGGCCGGGCTGGGGCGGGTGGTGGCGGCCATGACCGACCCCAATCCCCTGGTCGCCGGCCGCGGCCTGGCCCGGCTGCAGGCGGCGGGCATCGCCGTCACGTCCGGCGTGCTGGCCGACCAGGCCCACGAGCTGAACATCGGCTTTTTCTCGCGCATGCGGCGCGGCCTGCCCTGGGTGCGCCTGAAAGTCGCGGCCAGCCTGGACGGCGCCACCGCACTGGCGGACGGCGAGAGCCAATGGATCACCGGGCCCGAGGCCCGCGCCGACGGCCATGCCTGGCGCGCCCGCGCGCAGGCGATCCTGACCGGCATCGGCACCGTCAAGGCCGACGACCCGCAGCTCACCGTGCGCGGCATCGACACGCCGATGCAGCCGCGCCGCGTGATCGTCGACAGCCGGCTCGAGATCGACCTCGCCGCCCGCATCCTGCAGGGCGAGCCGTGCTGGATCGTCGCCGCCGTCGACGTGCAGGAACGATGCGCCGAAAAAGCGGCGGCGCTGCGCGCGGCGGGCCATGAGGTGATCGTGCTGCCGAACCCGCAGGGCAAGGTCGACCTGCCGGCCCTGATGCGCGAGCTCGGCCGGCGCGAGATCAACGAAGTGCACGTGGAAGCGGGATCGAAACTGAACGCATCGATGGTGCGCGAAGGCTGCGTCGACGAACTGCTGGCCTACCTGGCGCCGAGCCTGATCGGGCCGGGGCAGGGCATGTTCGACCTGCCGCCGCTGGCGCGGCTTGGCGATCAGCGCCGGCTGCGCTTCCACGACGTGGCGCGGATCGGCGCGGACCTCCGCATCCTGGCGCGCTTCGCCGCACCTGACACTGAACACCAACACTGA
- a CDS encoding riboflavin synthase produces MFTGIVAAVGTITSVKPLEGGSFAGVRLEVDAGPLALGDVALGDSIAINGACMTVVAKTGQGFTVDVSRESLNKTVGLEAPGEVNLEKALTLAERLGGHLVSGHVDGLGTVHSFEPVGESRELVIDAPWELAKFLAYKGSVVVNGVSLTVNRVEDLEAEGGKVCRFSINLIPHTIEVTTLKHLQAGSQVNLEIDLIARYVERMLSAKG; encoded by the coding sequence ATGTTTACTGGAATTGTCGCCGCCGTCGGCACCATCACGTCGGTCAAGCCGCTCGAAGGCGGTTCTTTCGCGGGCGTGCGCCTGGAAGTCGACGCCGGCCCGCTGGCGCTGGGCGATGTCGCGCTGGGCGACTCGATCGCCATCAACGGCGCCTGCATGACCGTGGTGGCCAAGACCGGGCAAGGCTTCACCGTCGACGTCTCGCGCGAAAGCCTGAACAAGACCGTCGGGCTGGAAGCGCCCGGCGAAGTCAACCTGGAAAAGGCGCTGACCCTGGCCGAGCGCCTGGGCGGCCACCTGGTGTCCGGCCACGTCGACGGACTGGGCACCGTGCACAGCTTCGAGCCGGTGGGCGAATCGCGCGAACTGGTGATCGATGCGCCCTGGGAGCTGGCCAAGTTCCTGGCCTACAAGGGATCGGTGGTGGTCAACGGCGTGTCGCTGACCGTCAACCGCGTGGAAGACCTCGAGGCTGAAGGCGGCAAGGTATGCCGCTTCTCGATCAACCTGATTCCGCACACGATCGAGGTCACCACCCTGAAGCACTTGCAGGCCGGCTCGCAGGTGAACCTGGAGATCGACCTGATCGCGCGCTACGTGGAGCGCATGCTGTCGGCGAAGGGGTGA